A window from Candidatus Nitrospira neomarina encodes these proteins:
- a CDS encoding LapA family protein, which yields MYSALLALLLLLFFAVAFSIQNSEPIILNFFAWTIQGSRALMLLSALALGVGLTVLAALPIYIKKIRLIAKQQKTIATLEQSVAQFTNPPSNT from the coding sequence ATGTATTCTGCACTGTTGGCCTTGCTGCTTCTGTTGTTCTTTGCGGTTGCTTTTTCGATACAAAACTCCGAACCCATTATTCTGAACTTTTTCGCCTGGACCATTCAAGGGTCGCGGGCCCTGATGTTGCTCTCAGCTTTGGCATTAGGTGTCGGCCTGACCGTACTGGCTGCATTGCCCATCTATATAAAAAAAATCCGTCTGATCGCCAAGCAACAAAAAACGATCGCGACACTGGAACAATCCGTCGCCCAGTTCACCAATCCTCCGTCCAACACCTAA
- the treZ gene encoding malto-oligosyltrehalose trehalohydrolase, protein MEKLEPVEWQLDLGASYIDTSSVEFRVWAPKAQSVAVKIMGSTGEATLLSQEPFGYWKGTLQDISPGTRYQYVLNHSIERPDPASRFQPDGVHGPSEIINPLAFSWTDTAWRGLPLDQYIIYELHTGTFTQDGTFDAIISRLPYLRDQIGITAIELLPVAQCPGARNWGYDGTFLFAPQHNYGGPDGLKRLVNACHAAGLAVIMDVVYNHLGPEGNYLGDFGPYFTDTYKTPWGSALNYDGPDSDAVRHFMISNAVYWIHEYHIDALRLDAIHGIFDFSAKHLLQDIGEAVHTEGDRLKRQVQVIAESDLNDVRIISPPSRGGYGLDAQWSDDFHHALHALLTNERKGYYEDFGQLKDLGKAIREGVVYSGQYSPHRRRKHGNSFKPCSPTQLVVCAQNHDQIGNRAQGDRLSSLVSFEALKVANATVLLSPYLPLLFMGEEYGETAPFLYFIDHGDPALIEAVRQGRTREFAAFGWTDIPDPYAQETFDRSIIHPCLETNPQQHTHARWCQALIHLRKSIPALGTGVKGHKIQIGSHAKSQLLIIHRRAKQGPEALVLLGFHHKASLALVKLPKGNWESRLDSGTFAAGDQEELLAPSNLTVQNVEQVSLKLPPYPAWIFLKSD, encoded by the coding sequence TTGGAAAAATTAGAGCCAGTAGAATGGCAATTAGACCTGGGCGCCTCATATATCGACACCTCATCTGTGGAGTTTCGGGTGTGGGCACCGAAGGCCCAGTCGGTGGCCGTCAAAATCATGGGAAGTACCGGGGAAGCGACCCTCCTTAGCCAGGAACCTTTTGGATATTGGAAAGGCACGTTGCAAGACATTTCTCCAGGCACCCGCTATCAATATGTATTAAATCACTCCATTGAACGCCCTGATCCGGCTTCCCGATTCCAACCGGACGGTGTCCACGGCCCCTCGGAAATTATCAATCCTTTGGCATTTTCCTGGACGGATACAGCTTGGCGTGGCCTGCCCCTCGATCAATACATCATTTACGAGCTCCATACCGGCACGTTCACCCAGGATGGAACCTTTGATGCCATCATCAGCCGTCTGCCATATTTGCGTGACCAGATTGGCATTACCGCCATTGAACTCTTGCCGGTGGCGCAATGTCCTGGGGCCAGAAACTGGGGATACGATGGAACCTTTCTCTTTGCTCCGCAACACAACTATGGTGGACCCGATGGCCTCAAGCGATTGGTCAATGCCTGTCATGCAGCGGGTCTCGCGGTGATCATGGACGTGGTCTACAACCACCTGGGTCCGGAAGGAAATTACCTTGGTGATTTTGGTCCGTACTTTACCGACACCTATAAAACCCCATGGGGGAGCGCCCTCAACTACGATGGACCCGATAGTGATGCTGTCAGACATTTCATGATCAGCAATGCGGTCTATTGGATTCATGAATACCACATTGATGCGTTACGGCTTGATGCGATTCACGGCATCTTCGACTTCAGCGCCAAGCATCTTCTTCAGGACATCGGGGAAGCGGTTCATACGGAGGGAGACCGACTCAAGCGCCAGGTTCAGGTCATTGCCGAAAGTGATTTGAATGATGTCCGCATCATTTCGCCTCCCTCACGAGGGGGATATGGGTTGGACGCGCAATGGAGCGATGACTTTCATCATGCCCTGCATGCCCTGCTCACAAATGAGCGTAAGGGCTACTATGAAGACTTTGGACAACTTAAAGACCTGGGTAAGGCTATACGGGAAGGTGTGGTCTATTCAGGACAATATTCTCCACACCGGCGACGGAAACATGGCAATTCCTTTAAACCCTGCTCACCAACACAACTTGTGGTGTGCGCCCAAAATCATGATCAAATCGGCAATCGCGCACAGGGAGACCGACTCAGTAGCTTGGTGAGTTTTGAAGCCCTCAAAGTCGCCAATGCCACCGTGCTGCTCTCACCATATCTTCCTCTTTTATTTATGGGAGAAGAATACGGCGAAACCGCTCCTTTTTTGTATTTCATCGACCATGGGGATCCTGCGTTAATTGAAGCCGTCCGACAAGGGAGAACCAGGGAATTTGCCGCATTCGGATGGACGGACATTCCTGATCCCTATGCTCAAGAAACCTTCGATCGTTCCATCATTCATCCATGTCTTGAGACCAATCCCCAGCAACACACCCACGCGCGGTGGTGCCAGGCGTTGATTCACCTGCGAAAATCTATTCCCGCATTAGGCACCGGAGTGAAAGGCCACAAAATCCAGATTGGGTCACATGCGAAAAGTCAATTGCTGATTATTCATCGCCGTGCGAAACAGGGGCCCGAGGCACTGGTCCTTCTGGGATTTCACCACAAGGCCTCTTTAGCCTTAGTCAAACTTCCAAAAGGGAATTGGGAATCCCGCCTGGATAGTGGAACATTCGCCGCCGGCGATCAGGAAGAACTCCTGGCTCCCTCCAATCTCACCGTTCAGAATGTGGAGCAGGTCTCTCTCAAGCTTCCACCCTATCCCGCCTGGATTTTTCTGAAATCTGACTAG
- a CDS encoding YtxH domain-containing protein, producing MDEHTTQGDSCWVNTFVFIAGFLLGAGSAILLTPEAGTHVRDRLARGAKTAQDEFSDMASQTKEAVHAWSEEARKTMKQAATRVNSAVDATKQAVKTDSFDV from the coding sequence ATGGATGAGCATACAACGCAAGGCGACTCATGTTGGGTTAATACATTTGTCTTCATTGCAGGATTTCTATTGGGCGCCGGTAGTGCCATACTCTTAACCCCTGAGGCAGGGACTCACGTGCGTGATCGATTGGCACGAGGTGCGAAGACCGCACAGGACGAATTTTCAGATATGGCTTCTCAAACGAAAGAGGCCGTGCATGCCTGGTCTGAAGAGGCCAGAAAAACCATGAAACAAGCGGCCACGCGAGTCAACTCCGCTGTGGATGCCACCAAACAGGCCGTCAAAACCGACTCCTTCGACGTGTAA
- a CDS encoding cation diffusion facilitator family transporter — protein MTPSELNASPLTYRLKLGLVLNGIIILAEFIGGYAINSLGLMSDAGHNLIDQGSLLLALYAHILATQPATEHRTFGYHRAGTIAAFLNSLLLIFTGGIIGVFALNRMFSPVDVPGFWVMVIAGISLIANLAVALLLRRGAEDDLNIRGAFLHMVMDAWMSLGVIIAGLGIAMTGFTILDPLISLLIVIIIIKGSWPLFRESLDILLESTPPHLKTSDIVATIENVPGVRKVHDLHIWSVEPRIVMLTCHVLVDIEAVPDKDQLLQPIQSTLSSQFGIHHLTIQLETECQEQEDLHCNLSYLTGSTGAEPIPPHLHHH, from the coding sequence ATGACACCTTCCGAGTTGAACGCCTCCCCACTCACGTATCGGCTTAAGCTGGGCCTCGTCCTCAATGGCATCATCATTCTCGCTGAATTCATCGGCGGTTATGCGATCAATAGTCTTGGGCTAATGAGCGATGCCGGGCACAATTTGATCGATCAAGGCTCTCTCTTGTTAGCCTTGTATGCACATATTCTGGCCACCCAACCCGCCACAGAACATCGGACGTTTGGCTACCACCGCGCTGGAACCATTGCGGCGTTTCTCAATAGCCTTTTGTTAATTTTCACAGGTGGAATTATTGGAGTGTTTGCTCTCAACCGGATGTTTTCACCGGTTGACGTACCTGGCTTTTGGGTGATGGTGATCGCCGGTATCAGCTTGATCGCCAATCTTGCCGTCGCCCTGTTATTGCGTCGTGGAGCCGAAGATGACCTGAATATTCGTGGGGCTTTTCTTCATATGGTGATGGATGCCTGGATGTCTCTTGGCGTCATCATCGCCGGGTTGGGTATCGCCATGACCGGCTTCACCATTTTAGATCCTCTGATCAGTCTGCTCATAGTCATCATTATTATAAAAGGCAGTTGGCCACTCTTTCGTGAGTCGCTGGATATTTTATTGGAATCGACGCCCCCTCACCTCAAAACATCAGATATTGTGGCTACCATTGAAAACGTTCCTGGTGTCAGAAAAGTTCATGATCTGCATATCTGGTCGGTTGAACCCCGCATTGTGATGTTGACGTGTCACGTATTGGTAGACATCGAGGCGGTTCCGGATAAAGATCAACTACTCCAACCCATTCAATCAACACTCTCTTCGCAATTCGGCATTCACCACTTAACCATTCAATTGGAAACCGAATGCCAGGAGCAAGAGGACCTGCATTGCAATCTCAGTTACCTGACGGGCTCAACGGGAGCAGAACCCATACCTCCTCATCTGCATCATCATTAA
- the glgB gene encoding 1,4-alpha-glucan branching protein GlgB: MPTLSNRFQRLVSATEWDPFSVLGPHRGESTDSSGVCIRAFLPDAAEVAVLPGRNGNTPIPMKLVHPAGVFEARWEGHSLGTDYQFRIVDRQGKSSQRHDPYAFLPRISDFDLHLFGEGKLYRSYEQLGAQVCTHQDVPGVNFAVWAPNAKRVSVVGDFNEWDGRRHPMRSRGGGGIWELFIPDMNDGAVYKFEILPQNGDAPFLKADPYASSAELRPKTASVVRDLSGYEWRDGEWMASRQNWDPLAQPWSIYEVHLGSWRRVPEEGSRWLTYSELSKTLIPYVKDMGFTHIELMPVTEHPFDGSWGYQATGYFAPTSRFGTPAEFMAFVDACHQAGIGVLMDWAPAHFPEDPHGLAWFDGTNLYDHSDPRLGFHPEWNSRIFNYGRTEVKNFLINSALSWFDRYHIDGLRVDAVASMLYLDYARKAGEWIPNKFGGRENLEAVEFLKELNTVAHQEHPGIVMIAEESTAWPGVSKPTYVGGLGFTFKWNMGWMHDTLDYFSLDPIYRRFHQHNVTFGLVYAFTENFVLPLSHDEVVHGKKSLLDKMPGDEWQRFANLRALYGHMWGHPGKKMLFMGCEIGQWWEWNHDDSLQWHLLEYDRHQGLQRYVADLNRLYASQPALHQVDYDWTGFQWIDLHDSDHSTLTYFRRAKDPSDIVVCAMNLTPVPRETYRMGVPNAGYYRELLNSDSEAYGGSNMGNAGGVQAEDMPWHGQPFSVVITLPPLAAVFFKPV, encoded by the coding sequence ATGCCAACGCTCTCAAATCGTTTTCAACGTCTGGTTTCTGCCACTGAATGGGATCCGTTTTCCGTGTTGGGTCCTCATCGTGGGGAATCGACGGATTCTTCCGGTGTTTGCATCAGGGCTTTTCTGCCTGACGCTGCCGAAGTTGCGGTGCTTCCGGGCCGAAATGGCAACACCCCTATTCCCATGAAGCTCGTGCATCCTGCTGGAGTGTTTGAAGCTCGATGGGAGGGGCATTCATTGGGAACGGATTACCAATTTCGCATTGTCGATCGGCAGGGAAAATCCAGTCAACGTCATGACCCCTATGCGTTTCTTCCGCGTATTTCAGATTTTGATTTACATCTGTTCGGTGAGGGGAAGCTTTATAGAAGTTATGAACAGCTTGGGGCGCAAGTTTGCACCCATCAGGATGTTCCGGGGGTCAACTTTGCTGTGTGGGCACCCAATGCCAAACGGGTCAGCGTGGTCGGAGACTTCAATGAATGGGATGGGCGTCGGCATCCGATGAGAAGCCGCGGAGGTGGTGGTATTTGGGAGTTATTCATTCCTGACATGAATGATGGTGCGGTGTATAAATTCGAAATTTTACCGCAAAATGGGGATGCACCGTTTTTGAAAGCGGACCCCTATGCTTCCTCAGCTGAATTACGACCCAAAACCGCCTCTGTTGTCCGTGATCTTTCGGGATATGAATGGCGGGATGGTGAGTGGATGGCATCCAGGCAAAATTGGGATCCCCTCGCTCAGCCTTGGTCCATCTATGAGGTGCATTTGGGATCCTGGAGACGTGTCCCGGAGGAAGGGTCTCGATGGCTGACCTACTCAGAATTATCAAAAACCCTCATTCCCTATGTGAAGGACATGGGGTTTACCCACATTGAGCTGATGCCGGTGACGGAACATCCCTTTGACGGGTCTTGGGGGTATCAGGCCACCGGGTATTTTGCACCCACAAGCCGGTTTGGCACTCCTGCCGAGTTTATGGCATTTGTGGATGCCTGTCATCAGGCCGGAATCGGGGTCCTGATGGATTGGGCTCCTGCGCACTTTCCGGAAGATCCCCATGGCTTGGCCTGGTTTGATGGGACAAATTTGTATGACCATTCGGACCCGCGGCTAGGATTTCATCCGGAATGGAATAGCCGGATTTTTAATTACGGTCGGACCGAAGTCAAAAACTTTCTGATCAATAGCGCACTCAGCTGGTTTGACCGGTACCACATTGATGGCCTTCGGGTGGATGCCGTGGCATCGATGCTCTATCTCGATTATGCCCGAAAAGCCGGCGAATGGATTCCCAATAAATTCGGGGGCAGAGAGAATCTTGAAGCAGTGGAATTTTTGAAAGAGCTCAATACCGTGGCCCATCAGGAACATCCCGGTATTGTGATGATTGCCGAAGAATCCACGGCATGGCCTGGGGTCTCCAAGCCGACTTATGTCGGAGGGTTGGGATTTACGTTTAAATGGAATATGGGGTGGATGCACGATACCCTGGATTATTTTAGTCTGGATCCTATTTATCGGAGGTTTCATCAACATAATGTGACTTTTGGATTAGTCTATGCCTTTACCGAAAACTTTGTCCTCCCGCTTTCTCATGATGAAGTGGTCCATGGCAAGAAATCGCTTCTGGATAAAATGCCCGGGGACGAATGGCAGCGATTTGCGAATTTGCGGGCCTTGTATGGACACATGTGGGGCCATCCTGGAAAGAAAATGCTCTTTATGGGATGCGAGATCGGCCAATGGTGGGAATGGAACCATGATGATAGCCTTCAATGGCATTTACTTGAGTATGATCGGCATCAGGGTCTCCAGCGTTATGTCGCTGATCTCAATCGATTATATGCCTCACAACCCGCGCTCCATCAGGTTGACTATGATTGGACGGGGTTCCAGTGGATCGATCTTCATGACAGTGATCATTCGACGCTCACGTATTTCAGGCGCGCAAAAGATCCTTCCGATATTGTGGTCTGTGCCATGAACCTCACTCCGGTCCCTCGGGAAACATATCGAATGGGTGTGCCCAACGCCGGATACTATCGAGAGCTTTTGAACAGTGACTCTGAAGCGTACGGTGGAAGTAATATGGGGAATGCTGGAGGTGTCCAGGCTGAAGACATGCCTTGGCATGGCCAGCCGTTTTCTGTAGTGATTACCCTTCCGCCTTTAGCCGCAGTCTTTTTTAAGCCTGTTTAG
- the treY gene encoding malto-oligosyltrehalose synthase produces the protein MTPLPLHIPLSTYRLQFNASFTFQDASRILPYLSQLGITDCYASPYLKATPGSTHGYDVVDPTELNPEIGTEADYQAFIQALHQHDMGQILDVVPNHMGIAASTNLWWQDVLENGPSSHYATFFDIDWTPVKPELENKVLLPILGDQYGIVLENQEIILHYEDGQFFLTYYENRLPIDPCTWSTILTFRQDTLNQSLENSDPHLHEYQSIITALSHLPARTETEAERVAERYREKEVIRRRLSTVIADNSTIRDFLLENIRLLNGMKNSPRTFDVLDSLVSHQAYRLAYWRVAAEEINYRRFFDINQLAAIRMEQPEVFQAAHKKIFELLTSGAVNGLRIDHVDGLYNPRAFLAQWQQWAAENLKVQADTQGRSLYLLVEKILGTEERLTSDWLCHGTTGYDYLALVNQLFIQETHQRQIEQIYSRFTKQSLHYDDLIYDCKNLIMTSSMSGEINALGHQLNVLSERNRRSRDFTLNSLIHAIREIIACFPVYRTYIGPDPLEGVLDRDRAYIRLAVARAKRRNPAISNLVFDFIRDLLLRIPQNSPDLDWEVIRPFVMKFQQTTSPVTAKGVEDTAFYCYNRLTSLNEVGGEPQHFGVPLSTFHQYMQDRATQWPASLSSTSTHDTKRSEDVRARINVLSEIPKEWRHHLRTWNRLNKKAKQTINDQRAPSLNEEYLIYQTLLGTWPLGGLSEPAQPQFLERMQGYMVKALREAKVNTSWLNPDEAWETAVGEFLSRILALRPSNVFLQDFIPFQQRISKYGIYNSLSQVLIKILAPGVPDFYQGTELWDFSLVDPDNRQPVDYLYRQQRLSQLQHLQQTTAPLDLVQTLLQDAESGLIKMYLTTTALHIRKSHPHLFLEGSYLPLEFKGEQAHHVCGFMRQSHSHICLVIFPRLLTTLIPDQTISPLGESIWGQTSMRLPPEFATHSFRNLLTQEIVTPQNGLSMVGLPLGMLFQHFPFALLEPAS, from the coding sequence ATGACTCCTCTGCCTCTGCACATTCCGCTCTCGACCTATCGCCTTCAATTTAACGCGTCATTCACATTCCAAGACGCCTCTCGCATCCTCCCGTATTTGTCTCAACTTGGCATTACCGACTGCTACGCCTCTCCCTATCTGAAAGCCACTCCCGGGAGCACCCATGGATACGACGTGGTCGACCCCACGGAATTAAATCCGGAGATCGGGACGGAGGCCGATTACCAGGCATTTATCCAAGCACTCCACCAACACGACATGGGTCAGATACTGGACGTCGTCCCGAATCATATGGGGATAGCCGCATCGACGAATCTTTGGTGGCAGGATGTCTTGGAAAATGGTCCTTCTTCACATTACGCCACATTTTTCGATATTGACTGGACACCGGTGAAACCGGAATTAGAAAACAAGGTGCTTCTTCCCATTCTCGGAGATCAATACGGCATTGTGCTTGAAAACCAGGAAATCATCCTCCACTATGAGGACGGACAATTTTTCCTCACCTACTATGAAAATCGTCTGCCCATTGATCCCTGCACTTGGAGTACCATTCTGACCTTCAGGCAAGACACCCTCAACCAAAGCCTGGAAAATTCTGATCCGCACTTGCATGAATACCAAAGCATTATCACCGCTCTTTCCCATTTACCGGCCAGAACCGAGACGGAAGCCGAGCGTGTTGCCGAACGGTACCGGGAGAAAGAGGTGATCCGCCGCCGCCTCTCCACGGTGATTGCCGACAATTCCACTATTCGCGATTTTCTGCTGGAGAACATTCGGTTACTGAATGGCATGAAGAACTCTCCCCGCACATTCGATGTCCTCGACAGCCTGGTGAGTCACCAAGCCTATCGCCTGGCCTATTGGCGGGTCGCCGCTGAAGAAATAAATTATCGCCGGTTTTTTGACATTAACCAATTGGCGGCCATTCGCATGGAGCAACCGGAAGTCTTCCAAGCGGCCCATAAAAAAATATTTGAATTATTGACATCCGGTGCCGTGAATGGACTGCGAATTGATCATGTCGACGGGCTGTATAATCCAAGAGCCTTTCTGGCCCAATGGCAACAATGGGCGGCTGAAAATTTGAAGGTTCAGGCCGACACCCAAGGCCGCTCCCTCTATCTTCTCGTTGAAAAAATTCTGGGTACAGAGGAACGTCTCACTTCCGATTGGCTGTGCCATGGCACAACTGGATACGACTACCTTGCCCTCGTCAATCAATTATTCATCCAGGAAACCCACCAACGACAGATCGAACAGATCTACAGCCGATTTACCAAACAGTCGCTCCACTATGACGATCTGATCTACGACTGCAAAAACCTCATCATGACCAGTTCCATGTCAGGAGAAATCAATGCCTTGGGGCATCAGCTGAATGTCCTCTCCGAGCGAAACCGGCGCTCACGGGACTTTACGCTCAATAGTCTGATCCACGCGATCCGCGAAATCATTGCCTGTTTCCCGGTATATCGAACCTATATTGGACCCGATCCTCTCGAAGGCGTCCTGGATCGTGATCGCGCGTATATTCGGCTAGCGGTAGCCCGAGCTAAACGGCGCAATCCTGCCATCAGCAACCTGGTCTTCGATTTTATCCGCGATCTCCTCTTGAGAATTCCCCAGAACTCACCGGATCTTGATTGGGAGGTGATTCGCCCTTTTGTTATGAAATTCCAGCAGACAACCAGCCCGGTCACCGCGAAAGGCGTTGAAGATACCGCGTTCTATTGTTACAACCGCCTCACATCGCTCAATGAAGTCGGCGGCGAGCCGCAACACTTTGGGGTCCCGCTTTCAACATTTCACCAATATATGCAGGATCGCGCCACCCAATGGCCGGCAAGTCTCTCCTCCACGTCCACCCATGACACCAAACGCAGCGAGGATGTCCGGGCCCGAATCAATGTGTTGTCGGAAATTCCCAAAGAATGGCGGCACCATCTTCGAACCTGGAATCGGCTGAATAAAAAAGCCAAGCAAACAATCAATGATCAACGGGCACCGAGCTTGAATGAAGAATATTTGATTTACCAGACGCTGCTCGGCACCTGGCCATTGGGTGGTCTCTCTGAACCGGCTCAACCTCAATTCCTGGAGCGCATGCAGGGATATATGGTTAAAGCCTTACGGGAAGCGAAAGTTAACACCAGCTGGTTAAACCCCGACGAAGCCTGGGAAACCGCCGTTGGAGAATTTCTTTCCCGCATTCTTGCTCTCAGGCCTTCAAATGTCTTTCTTCAAGATTTCATCCCCTTTCAACAACGCATTTCCAAATACGGCATCTATAATTCTCTGAGTCAGGTCCTTATTAAAATCCTCGCTCCCGGTGTCCCCGATTTTTATCAAGGTACGGAGCTTTGGGATTTCAGTCTGGTCGACCCAGACAACCGACAACCCGTGGATTATCTCTACAGACAACAACGGCTATCCCAATTACAACATTTGCAACAGACCACTGCTCCTCTCGACCTTGTCCAGACATTATTACAAGATGCGGAAAGCGGCCTGATCAAAATGTATTTGACCACTACCGCGCTTCATATCCGGAAGAGCCACCCCCACCTGTTTCTGGAAGGATCGTATCTGCCCCTGGAATTCAAGGGGGAGCAGGCCCATCATGTGTGCGGATTCATGAGACAAAGTCATTCACATATCTGTTTGGTCATATTTCCACGCCTGTTAACGACTCTCATCCCCGACCAGACCATCAGTCCGCTCGGCGAATCCATATGGGGACAAACTTCGATGCGGCTCCCCCCGGAATTCGCGACACACTCGTTTCGTAATCTTTTGACCCAAGAAATTGTCACTCCACAAAATGGCCTGAGCATGGTAGGATTACCCCTAGGAATGCTTTTTCAACATTTTCCTTTTGCCCTATTGGAGCCCGCCTCATGA
- the glgC gene encoding glucose-1-phosphate adenylyltransferase, whose amino-acid sequence MKSSSGPRRKKLIERTPQKILAMIMAGGKGERLMPLTEQRSKPSVPFAGTYRIVDFVLSNFINSGIQSMYVLVQYRSQSLIEHLRRAWRFGGTNRQNFITVVPPQMKGRGKWYEGTADAVYQNINLIQDFAPGLVAVFGADHIYRMDVRQMIQFHLDQEADVTVASLPVPIQAAKGFGIVEVNADHQIIGFEEKPASPKPMPENSGMAFSSMGNYIFNADILVKILEQDASQAGTHDFGRNIIPSLIKSHRVLAYDFMDNVVPGIHPYEEWGYWRDVGTLEAYWQANMDILGESPILDLRNVKWPILTDASVEPVASLVRSHMDDAMVGQGSLVVDSTVKRSIIGRNVRIGEGCTIEESIILDGTLIGSNCHLHRCIIDRFNIISSGTKLGDKHGRDSRRSAAGKLGLTLFPRGQSYGGRAIHSSPSSLT is encoded by the coding sequence ATGAAAAGCTCTTCCGGACCTCGCCGCAAAAAACTCATCGAACGGACGCCACAAAAAATCCTTGCCATGATCATGGCCGGTGGCAAAGGGGAACGGCTCATGCCGTTAACCGAACAACGAAGTAAGCCGTCCGTGCCATTTGCCGGCACCTATCGTATTGTGGATTTTGTCCTCAGCAATTTTATTAATTCCGGCATCCAGTCCATGTACGTTTTGGTGCAATACCGTTCACAATCCTTGATTGAACACCTGAGAAGGGCCTGGCGCTTTGGTGGCACCAACCGACAAAACTTCATTACGGTCGTCCCTCCTCAAATGAAGGGACGCGGGAAATGGTATGAGGGGACAGCAGATGCCGTCTATCAGAATATTAATCTTATCCAGGATTTTGCGCCAGGATTGGTGGCCGTCTTCGGAGCCGACCATATTTACCGGATGGATGTGCGGCAGATGATCCAATTTCACCTTGACCAGGAAGCGGATGTGACCGTCGCGTCGCTTCCCGTTCCGATTCAGGCGGCAAAGGGGTTCGGAATTGTCGAAGTCAATGCCGACCATCAAATTATCGGATTTGAGGAAAAGCCGGCCTCTCCCAAACCCATGCCTGAAAATTCCGGGATGGCGTTTAGTTCGATGGGAAATTATATTTTTAATGCCGACATTCTTGTAAAAATCCTGGAACAAGATGCCAGTCAAGCCGGCACGCACGATTTTGGTAGGAACATTATTCCGTCGCTCATCAAATCTCACCGGGTCCTCGCTTATGACTTCATGGACAATGTGGTTCCCGGCATCCATCCTTACGAAGAATGGGGGTACTGGCGCGATGTGGGAACCCTGGAGGCCTATTGGCAAGCGAACATGGATATCTTGGGTGAATCGCCGATCCTTGACTTACGAAATGTCAAATGGCCTATTCTGACCGATGCGTCCGTTGAACCCGTTGCCAGTCTGGTCCGATCCCACATGGATGATGCCATGGTCGGCCAAGGCAGCCTTGTCGTAGACAGTACGGTGAAACGTTCCATTATTGGACGCAATGTCAGAATTGGAGAAGGCTGTACCATTGAAGAATCGATTATTCTTGATGGGACACTCATTGGCTCCAATTGCCATCTCCATCGTTGTATCATTGACCGATTTAACATTATCTCGTCCGGAACCAAACTAGGCGACAAACACGGACGAGACAGTCGACGATCCGCAGCCGGGAAGCTCGGCCTCACTCTCTTCCCTCGTGGGCAATCCTATGGCGGACGGGCCATCCATTCCTCACCCTCCTCTTTAACATAA